A single genomic interval of Microbulbifer variabilis harbors:
- a CDS encoding phage tail protein, which produces MKITLPSWANRGEVAKLGVMLERWWAYVTSWLEWPIEEMDPDTCGLSALNLLAWQRNVTRFDREPIELYRLRVKYAYVNTVDAGSVAGIQRIFDRLGVGYVEVIERDPNRDWDVIILQLSDAQLSHNQDLLRLLLQKYGRTCRRYEFKLISPVGLGISVHEIDHAWYFDAAS; this is translated from the coding sequence TTGAAAATCACTTTACCTTCTTGGGCTAACCGCGGAGAAGTTGCAAAACTCGGAGTGATGTTAGAGCGCTGGTGGGCCTATGTCACCAGTTGGTTAGAGTGGCCTATTGAAGAAATGGATCCGGATACTTGTGGGCTTTCCGCGTTAAATCTATTGGCCTGGCAGCGTAATGTCACTCGTTTTGATAGGGAGCCTATAGAGCTTTATCGGTTGCGGGTTAAATATGCCTATGTCAATACGGTGGATGCGGGAAGCGTAGCTGGTATTCAACGTATATTTGATCGCTTGGGTGTGGGTTATGTAGAGGTAATAGAGCGAGATCCTAACAGGGATTGGGATGTAATTATCCTGCAACTGAGTGATGCACAGTTAAGCCATAATCAAGATTTATTAAGGCTGTTATTACAAAAATATGGCCGTACCTGTCGGCGCTATGAGTTTAAATTGATTTCCCCGGTTGGTCTGGGCATTTCCGTGCATGAAATTGATCATGCGTGGTATTTCGACGCAGCAAGTTGA
- a CDS encoding phage virion morphogenesis protein — protein MSVKIDITGHLEVKKQLQLLQLPAAKRRRLLGQVGRKVRTYSRKRLRDQRDLNGQPWQARKKGKRKMLRGLSKKMRSKATPEKAVIDFKDSVTAGIAYKHQHGVTEHWNAQKAEKVYGQPDYDAPATRAQAKALRKEGYKIRRVNGRGWKQTSLKWVTENLSVGQAGVILRSMRKAPEKPSWVIPLPDRSFLGVTQKEVEELATTIIDQTLERS, from the coding sequence TTGTCCGTAAAGATTGATATTACCGGGCACTTGGAAGTGAAAAAGCAACTGCAACTATTGCAGCTGCCCGCCGCCAAACGTCGCCGCCTACTGGGGCAGGTGGGGCGCAAGGTGCGTACCTACTCCCGCAAGCGTTTGCGCGATCAGCGGGATTTAAATGGCCAGCCCTGGCAGGCGCGTAAAAAAGGTAAGCGAAAAATGCTGCGGGGCCTGAGTAAAAAAATGCGCAGCAAGGCCACGCCAGAAAAAGCGGTGATTGATTTTAAAGACTCGGTGACCGCTGGTATTGCCTATAAACACCAGCATGGCGTGACCGAGCACTGGAACGCACAAAAGGCGGAAAAGGTTTACGGCCAGCCGGACTACGACGCCCCGGCAACGCGGGCACAGGCCAAAGCCTTGCGCAAAGAGGGTTACAAAATTCGGCGGGTCAACGGGCGCGGTTGGAAACAGACCAGCCTCAAATGGGTAACAGAGAATTTATCGGTCGGCCAAGCCGGGGTTATTTTGCGCAGTATGCGCAAAGCTCCAGAAAAACCGAGCTGGGTTATTCCATTGCCGGACCGGAGTTTTCTTGGTGTGACTCAGAAAGAAGTCGAAGAGCTGGCCACCACAATTATTGACCAAACATTGGAAAGGTCTTAA
- a CDS encoding baseplate J/gp47 family protein — protein MTDKDREQFEQLAIDAGIPTSESSLNVHLKKITDESNLIINNDSDVSPFWRFVQAAISKPVLWLVNFMIDHVLAQAFVKTATGPFLVWHAWAVGLEKKSAVYAKGNLQFSRTDTSVALTIEAGTVIHSTLINGKTYSVETTEEVLLSPGEKVVLVPVKALETGEGYNLGAGYYVRLAVPLAGVTVTNLEDWLTIPGADIESDDELRLRTRNQYTAINQWHTDASYTAIIAGFSGLNTENIFFEHNAPRGPGTANAYVMLDIGNPSEEFIASIQYEITDKGNHGHGDDLMVKAMPETDYSIECSLWFVANTSEAEKKGLIKSVGNFIRAAFRENIDYSPTLVYPWSLFGFSQLSREIQEQFPQISNIYFNHAQITSTMDLPRLGNLTVAEAES, from the coding sequence ATGACGGATAAAGACCGCGAACAGTTTGAGCAGTTGGCGATTGATGCAGGTATCCCCACCAGTGAGTCGAGTCTAAATGTTCATTTAAAAAAGATCACTGATGAATCCAACTTAATTATTAATAATGACAGTGATGTTTCGCCTTTCTGGCGTTTTGTACAAGCTGCTATTAGTAAGCCGGTTTTGTGGTTGGTTAATTTTATGATTGACCATGTGCTGGCGCAGGCCTTTGTTAAAACTGCAACTGGGCCTTTTTTAGTATGGCATGCTTGGGCGGTAGGCCTGGAAAAGAAAAGTGCAGTATATGCAAAAGGGAATCTACAGTTTTCTCGTACTGACACCAGTGTGGCGCTAACCATTGAAGCGGGTACGGTCATTCATAGTACGTTGATTAATGGCAAAACTTATTCGGTGGAGACAACCGAAGAGGTTTTATTGAGTCCCGGTGAGAAGGTAGTGCTTGTACCGGTGAAAGCGTTAGAGACAGGCGAAGGGTACAACCTGGGGGCGGGCTATTATGTACGCCTTGCGGTGCCGCTGGCAGGAGTGACTGTTACCAACCTGGAAGATTGGCTGACGATACCTGGTGCGGATATCGAAAGCGATGACGAGCTGCGCTTACGCACGCGCAATCAGTATACGGCGATTAATCAATGGCACACGGATGCCTCGTATACGGCTATTATCGCTGGCTTTTCTGGACTGAATACAGAAAATATTTTTTTTGAACACAATGCCCCACGTGGCCCTGGTACGGCCAATGCTTATGTGATGCTAGATATTGGCAATCCCTCTGAGGAGTTTATTGCCAGCATCCAGTATGAAATTACTGATAAGGGCAACCATGGCCATGGTGATGATTTGATGGTTAAAGCCATGCCGGAAACTGACTACAGTATTGAATGTAGTTTGTGGTTTGTGGCCAACACCAGTGAGGCGGAAAAAAAAGGCCTGATCAAAAGTGTAGGTAATTTTATTCGTGCAGCCTTCCGAGAAAATATTGATTACTCCCCAACTCTAGTATACCCCTGGTCTTTATTTGGCTTTTCGCAGTTATCACGGGAAATACAAGAGCAGTTTCCACAGATTAGTAATATATATTTTAACCATGCGCAGATCACTAGCACGATGGACTTGCCACGTTTGGGGAATTTGACTGTTGCTGAGGCTGAATCTTGA
- a CDS encoding head completion/stabilization protein, whose protein sequence is MSFTGKSESYLETTLENNGFFPDLSLGDLQRLYRVPTEYHQEKVEHHLRLAMLDVNDDLLEQQEAWQTEGHENLMNVSDKTIGGENILVEHYRRAVFCRATASLFQEFATINRREVGEHQVKESDSTAQQYQAQADRALRSLRGVKTNITVELL, encoded by the coding sequence ATGAGCTTTACCGGCAAGTCTGAAAGCTATCTGGAAACCACTTTAGAGAACAACGGTTTTTTCCCTGATCTCTCTTTAGGGGATCTGCAACGGCTTTACCGGGTGCCGACGGAGTATCACCAGGAAAAGGTGGAGCATCATTTGCGTTTGGCCATGCTCGATGTCAACGACGATTTACTCGAACAGCAAGAGGCCTGGCAAACCGAGGGCCATGAGAACTTGATGAACGTCTCAGACAAAACCATCGGTGGTGAAAATATTTTAGTAGAGCATTACCGCCGCGCGGTTTTTTGCCGCGCTACGGCAAGTCTCTTTCAGGAGTTCGCGACGATTAATCGTAGAGAAGTTGGTGAGCATCAGGTCAAAGAATCAGACAGCACCGCCCAGCAGTACCAAGCACAGGCAGACCGCGCATTACGCAGTCTACGCGGTGTAAAAACCAATATCACGGTGGAGCTTTTGTAA
- a CDS encoding phage tail tape measure protein, which translates to MSSRLEKLLFSVSLIDKASGPAGKIASQIDQLNQRATAGFTQVGVGAAGLFATGYALKSVLGPAIEMDRAIGEVKSLGVADAALQKLEKTALRFSVKYGESATEFVRASYDIQSAISGLNGSELSTFTETGGILAKATKSNVATITDYMGTMYGIFEKDATRMGNANWVQRLAEQTATAVAAFKTDGNKMASAFSTLGADATAAGISMTEQMAVLGSLQATMSGSESGTKYRAFLKGVGKAQDELGLKFTDSQGRMLPMLDILEKLQGRYGGGELTVAQGDELKKAFGTQEAVGLINQLLPKTDELRSKIDLIGNVQGMSNATQMAQKMVDPWQQMGASASAVHTQFGRMIQPVLLPVLEMMVAAGEAVMAWMDNHKTLSKVIAVGTLVIFGLVAAVSAFAMVQGLASLAMAGWNGALLVSAAGARIWRFTLVAAQATWFLFQMAVYGGVAIFSALRSAFMASTAATWLFNAALLANPITWIVLAVVALVAAVVGLIVYWDELMAWFSNTTPLKLLGKSLDWLIDKLNMIPGVNIGGGGEVKITEKIEQEREAMHQASAGISQSRPGAVPSGGLLQQVNQATTNNRGTHVEAINVHTTGSVSGYQLADELAMAGG; encoded by the coding sequence ATGTCCTCGCGTCTGGAAAAATTATTATTTTCTGTGAGTTTGATCGATAAGGCCTCTGGCCCTGCGGGCAAAATTGCCTCACAGATCGATCAGCTCAACCAGCGCGCCACGGCAGGTTTTACCCAGGTAGGGGTGGGGGCTGCGGGGCTGTTTGCGACGGGTTATGCGTTGAAGTCCGTTCTAGGGCCCGCTATAGAAATGGACCGGGCAATAGGTGAGGTTAAAAGCCTTGGGGTTGCCGACGCGGCTTTACAGAAATTGGAGAAAACTGCCCTCCGTTTTTCTGTGAAATATGGTGAGAGCGCAACGGAGTTTGTGCGCGCTTCTTACGATATTCAAAGTGCAATTTCTGGTTTAAACGGCAGTGAGCTTTCCACGTTTACCGAAACCGGCGGTATCTTGGCTAAAGCTACGAAGTCGAATGTAGCCACGATTACAGACTATATGGGCACCATGTACGGCATTTTTGAAAAAGATGCTACACGCATGGGTAATGCCAATTGGGTGCAACGACTTGCCGAGCAAACCGCGACTGCTGTTGCGGCATTTAAAACAGACGGCAATAAAATGGCTTCGGCCTTTTCGACCTTGGGTGCAGATGCAACGGCAGCTGGCATTTCTATGACAGAACAGATGGCAGTTCTTGGCAGTTTGCAAGCAACCATGAGCGGCAGCGAATCCGGCACTAAATACCGGGCATTCCTAAAAGGCGTTGGTAAAGCCCAAGATGAGCTTGGACTTAAATTTACCGACAGCCAGGGCCGTATGTTGCCGATGCTGGATATTCTCGAAAAGTTGCAAGGCCGCTATGGCGGTGGAGAACTGACCGTAGCGCAAGGCGATGAGCTTAAGAAGGCCTTCGGCACCCAGGAGGCGGTGGGATTAATAAATCAGCTCCTGCCGAAAACCGACGAGTTGCGCAGCAAAATAGATCTGATTGGTAATGTTCAGGGCATGAGCAATGCAACGCAGATGGCCCAGAAAATGGTAGATCCCTGGCAACAGATGGGGGCGTCTGCCAGCGCAGTTCATACGCAATTTGGCCGCATGATCCAGCCGGTATTGTTACCAGTGCTTGAGATGATGGTGGCTGCCGGTGAGGCCGTAATGGCCTGGATGGACAATCACAAAACCCTATCCAAGGTGATTGCGGTCGGCACTTTAGTGATATTCGGCCTGGTAGCCGCTGTAAGCGCCTTCGCCATGGTGCAAGGCTTGGCCTCGCTCGCCATGGCCGGCTGGAATGGTGCGCTGCTGGTGAGCGCTGCCGGCGCGCGTATCTGGCGTTTTACTTTGGTGGCTGCCCAAGCCACCTGGTTTCTTTTCCAGATGGCGGTCTATGGTGGCGTGGCAATATTTAGCGCTTTGCGAAGTGCCTTTATGGCCTCTACGGCCGCTACCTGGCTATTTAATGCCGCATTACTGGCAAACCCTATCACCTGGATAGTATTGGCTGTGGTGGCCCTAGTGGCTGCTGTAGTGGGCCTGATAGTGTACTGGGATGAGTTGATGGCCTGGTTTAGCAATACCACACCGCTGAAACTACTGGGTAAGTCTCTCGACTGGCTGATCGATAAGCTCAACATGATTCCGGGAGTCAATATTGGCGGTGGTGGTGAAGTGAAAATCACCGAAAAAATAGAGCAAGAGCGGGAGGCCATGCACCAAGCCTCGGCTGGTATTTCACAGAGCCGTCCCGGCGCTGTGCCCTCTGGTGGGCTGTTGCAGCAGGTTAACCAGGCAACGACCAATAATCGCGGTACCCATGTCGAAGCCATAAACGTACACACCACGGGTAGTGTGAGCGGTTATCAGCTGGCCGATGAGTTGGCTATGGCGGGGGGATAA
- a CDS encoding DUF2590 family protein, whose protein sequence is MSDFEDLLISDDRDLTLDAGGFPVFCSGRVSIGQDIKHRILESGLALQLIGERDPRKIARIKNQILLLVDTDERIRPGTAKLTPSDASNETYWLRATTMKYGEIGVSL, encoded by the coding sequence ATGAGCGATTTTGAAGACCTGCTTATTAGTGATGACCGCGACCTTACCTTAGACGCTGGCGGTTTTCCGGTGTTTTGTTCTGGCCGTGTGAGTATCGGCCAGGATATTAAACACAGAATTTTAGAAAGCGGTTTAGCCTTGCAATTAATCGGCGAACGCGACCCGCGCAAAATCGCTCGTATTAAAAATCAGATTTTATTGTTAGTGGATACGGATGAACGTATCCGCCCAGGTACGGCCAAGCTAACGCCCTCTGATGCTAGTAATGAAACTTACTGGTTGAGGGCAACAACCATGAAATACGGTGAAATAGGGGTCAGTCTATGA
- a CDS encoding putative phage tail assembly chaperone produces MADITKAVEDGSVEDSNTQTIKLIIAGEEFSFLVTRADYNKYVNSLVPNSKVAPSHNFLVATVSDEGKTSLLNILSSSPGSEIAITGEVLAEYMPDLAITVKKPKKKQNK; encoded by the coding sequence ATGGCGGATATTACTAAAGCAGTTGAAGACGGTTCAGTAGAAGACAGTAATACACAAACTATTAAATTGATCATTGCTGGAGAGGAATTTTCTTTTCTGGTCACTCGTGCGGACTACAACAAATATGTTAATAGCCTTGTTCCCAACAGCAAGGTGGCGCCCTCGCATAATTTTCTGGTGGCTACAGTTAGCGACGAAGGAAAGACTTCGCTTCTGAATATTTTAAGTTCTTCTCCAGGATCTGAAATAGCAATCACTGGGGAAGTGCTTGCAGAGTATATGCCGGACTTGGCCATTACTGTAAAAAAGCCCAAGAAGAAGCAAAACAAATAG
- a CDS encoding TraR/DksA C4-type zinc finger protein, whose product MPDDLDRASILEQEQRQRALQAQRQRSNFEQPSLTQCEDCDGDIPKERQAFGGVTRCVECQTEFEKWGR is encoded by the coding sequence ATGCCGGATGATTTGGACCGCGCCTCGATACTGGAGCAGGAGCAGCGACAAAGAGCACTGCAGGCACAACGCCAGCGCAGTAACTTTGAACAGCCGAGCTTAACCCAGTGCGAGGACTGCGACGGGGATATTCCCAAGGAGCGCCAGGCGTTTGGCGGCGTGACTCGCTGTGTGGAGTGTCAGACCGAGTTTGAAAAATGGGGGCGCTGA
- a CDS encoding phage tail-collar fiber domain-containing protein — translation MKLIMRGISTQQVEAITMSIGILTNAGRTLFAQKAAAGEKLTIDRFLLANIPGLDSAAAPDPEENLPDIAYREAERSITRQGYVSADKVVYSLYLGTEEGDFSFNWVGLLAEDDTLIAVRYIDTISKYKTTGINVGNSLTRNFMVTYTDAQAITNVTVDASTWQLSFDQATELKIGMSQIANAQEVEVGDDDQKFVTSAKLAGSKRLPRSFDTLTELLSVQNLKVGQKVILLSRNIDGDSGGNTYKVVEPGTGVHDNGKFIDHPNSNVQLMGIFPGGKVFAEQFGAVAGTDCYVSIQAGIDYLFALGGGNLLFASSGNMKLSQSLELRSNVSLTTYANTGLETTGLNISAIRLTGSLEDDIEVTSEASPGESTINAATMSLSPNDWVRISSIINANSPDAGQFQLGRNPGNHSYLSEFARVESIINAVKFSVYEPINFPYAITPGPHSASFAINSSVVRKVNFVENCRIHGFRISGDPGSSWALVLARFAKDLVISNCVIDCVDSVANNIRLEYCLDCNITERSRIIGKKTSVPSGSTANPIIMASCQNCKVTGRSVIEFGNQSVDVTTELEDQSRGGPSLFCGAEDCTSTMASTEGFTSHDGNYFSIFKNLIVTGSDRGIRIRSFGDTVSGCVLMSNYPLSGIGVHIQEAACLNSQVYDNTVKGYLFPISWDLTYTDYYPLARINNNLCDIYHNSVTNGQKCFIASPPTPTNILFSPVFRDNKITGCGIGVGSYANGASVSDNVVVGGSIYFGLDIQSLSLGPNTVKKPTGACVQGPSINNFITDMATFPEGNAEAYLTLGPVFTDDPKNTPSSGIIRDESAFLQGETPTNYSLQYGALLTRQPVNGTRDLHEWQDSAGIKRLGVSVVGKLTGTTAESVRDAIANASDIDEFKSAMAELFH, via the coding sequence ATGAAATTGATCATGCGTGGTATTTCGACGCAGCAAGTTGAGGCGATAACAATGAGTATAGGGATATTAACCAACGCAGGCCGCACACTCTTTGCGCAAAAAGCTGCTGCGGGTGAGAAGCTGACTATCGACCGCTTTTTGTTGGCGAATATACCAGGCCTGGATTCTGCGGCAGCGCCGGACCCAGAAGAAAATTTGCCGGATATTGCCTACCGTGAGGCAGAGCGATCTATTACCCGGCAGGGGTATGTCTCAGCGGATAAGGTGGTTTACTCGTTGTATTTGGGTACCGAAGAGGGGGATTTCTCCTTTAACTGGGTTGGCCTTTTGGCTGAAGACGATACGCTGATTGCTGTACGTTATATCGATACCATTTCCAAATATAAAACAACCGGTATCAATGTCGGCAATAGCCTAACCCGCAATTTTATGGTTACTTATACCGATGCCCAGGCGATCACAAATGTTACGGTAGACGCAAGTACTTGGCAGCTTTCATTTGATCAAGCCACTGAGTTAAAGATAGGAATGTCGCAGATTGCCAATGCGCAGGAAGTGGAGGTGGGTGATGATGATCAGAAGTTTGTTACCTCTGCCAAATTGGCCGGAAGCAAAAGATTGCCACGTAGCTTTGACACGCTTACAGAACTGTTGTCTGTTCAAAACCTGAAGGTTGGCCAAAAAGTTATTTTATTGAGCCGCAATATTGATGGGGACTCTGGCGGAAATACATATAAAGTGGTTGAGCCCGGAACAGGGGTTCACGATAACGGCAAATTTATCGATCACCCAAACTCTAATGTACAGTTAATGGGAATATTCCCCGGTGGCAAGGTATTTGCCGAGCAGTTCGGGGCCGTAGCGGGGACAGATTGCTATGTGTCCATACAGGCGGGTATTGACTATCTCTTTGCCCTTGGGGGCGGTAATTTATTATTTGCCAGCTCTGGCAATATGAAACTTAGCCAGTCGCTTGAGCTGAGGTCGAATGTATCTCTCACCACATATGCCAATACCGGCTTGGAGACTACCGGCTTAAATATTTCTGCGATTCGTCTGACCGGGAGCCTTGAGGATGATATTGAGGTGACTTCTGAGGCAAGCCCAGGCGAGAGCACAATTAATGCTGCCACAATGTCTCTGAGTCCTAATGATTGGGTACGTATTAGCTCTATTATTAATGCTAATAGCCCCGATGCGGGACAGTTTCAGTTAGGCAGGAATCCTGGTAATCATTCTTACTTGTCCGAATTCGCCCGAGTTGAAAGCATTATCAACGCCGTCAAGTTTTCAGTTTATGAACCCATTAACTTTCCCTATGCGATAACACCAGGCCCACATAGTGCAAGCTTTGCCATCAATAGTTCGGTTGTCAGGAAGGTCAATTTTGTAGAAAACTGCAGAATTCATGGTTTTCGAATTTCAGGAGATCCGGGCTCTTCCTGGGCCTTAGTTTTGGCGCGATTTGCTAAAGACTTGGTGATATCTAATTGTGTTATCGATTGTGTGGATAGCGTAGCGAATAACATTCGGCTGGAGTACTGCCTGGACTGCAATATTACCGAACGCTCAAGAATTATTGGTAAAAAGACATCGGTGCCTTCTGGCTCAACGGCAAACCCGATAATTATGGCCAGTTGCCAAAATTGCAAGGTGACGGGAAGATCTGTTATTGAGTTTGGCAATCAGTCTGTCGATGTTACGACAGAGCTTGAGGATCAGAGTAGGGGCGGACCATCTTTATTTTGTGGTGCAGAAGATTGCACATCTACGATGGCGTCCACTGAAGGGTTTACCAGTCACGACGGAAATTATTTTTCAATATTTAAGAATTTAATTGTGACTGGTAGTGATCGTGGAATCCGTATTAGATCTTTTGGTGATACGGTTTCCGGATGTGTGCTGATGTCGAATTATCCGCTGTCTGGTATTGGTGTACACATCCAAGAGGCAGCTTGCTTAAATTCACAAGTCTATGATAACACCGTGAAAGGGTATCTGTTCCCTATAAGCTGGGATCTGACCTATACCGACTATTACCCGTTAGCACGAATCAATAACAATCTTTGCGATATTTACCATAACAGCGTAACCAATGGGCAAAAATGTTTTATTGCTTCGCCGCCAACGCCGACGAATATATTGTTTTCCCCAGTATTTAGGGATAATAAAATAACAGGCTGCGGGATCGGGGTTGGTTCTTATGCTAATGGTGCATCAGTTAGTGACAATGTGGTCGTTGGTGGGTCAATTTATTTTGGATTGGATATTCAAAGTTTGTCACTGGGTCCCAATACGGTAAAAAAACCTACTGGTGCTTGTGTTCAAGGCCCTTCAATCAATAATTTTATTACCGATATGGCGACCTTTCCGGAGGGGAATGCAGAAGCCTATTTAACCCTGGGTCCTGTCTTTACTGATGACCCGAAAAACACGCCATCATCTGGGATTATTCGGGATGAATCCGCCTTTCTTCAGGGTGAGACACCCACGAATTATTCACTTCAGTATGGCGCCTTACTGACTCGACAGCCGGTTAATGGCACTCGGGATTTGCATGAGTGGCAGGACAGCGCCGGTATAAAAAGATTGGGCGTTAGTGTAGTTGGAAAGCTCACCGGAACCACGGCGGAATCTGTGCGTGATGCCATCGCTAATGCTTCAGATATAGATGAGTTTAAATCTGCGATGGCTGAATTATTTCATTAA
- a CDS encoding DUF2586 domain-containing protein — protein MALGKVAVNNLNQAQGSTPEIERKALFIGEGATNTGQLISLNSQSDIDTLLGEDSSEIRDNVLAAQLNGGQNWQAWAAPQTNGYDWTEVVDSAMATVSPEIIALCTPATTSAELTAMYTKAESLRTSLARRVIVLTATPGIDADSQTWSDYEAAQAAITNGVAAYRVGVVPQLHRNNLGVLAGRLCRHEVSIADSPMRVATGPLIGLGDIPVDSAGTELKGATLETLDAARLSVPQTYPDYPGTYWGDCNLLDIPGGDYQVIEHLRVVDKAARAVRLLAIAKIANRSLNSTPASINANKTDLMRPLREMSYSTVFTGQHFPGEIKPPTDDSITIVWASHSAVEIYIKVQPFNSPKAITANIILDVSGS, from the coding sequence ATGGCGCTAGGAAAAGTTGCAGTAAACAATCTCAATCAAGCCCAGGGCAGCACGCCAGAAATTGAGCGTAAGGCGCTATTTATTGGCGAAGGCGCCACCAATACCGGGCAACTGATTTCCCTAAACAGCCAAAGCGATATTGATACCCTGTTGGGTGAAGACAGTAGTGAAATTCGCGATAACGTGCTGGCGGCTCAGTTAAACGGTGGCCAGAACTGGCAGGCCTGGGCGGCACCTCAGACGAATGGTTACGACTGGACCGAAGTGGTTGATTCAGCAATGGCCACGGTTAGCCCGGAAATAATTGCCCTGTGTACCCCGGCCACCACTAGCGCCGAACTGACCGCAATGTACACCAAAGCCGAAAGCCTACGCACCAGCTTGGCTCGTCGGGTGATTGTTTTAACGGCTACTCCCGGTATCGATGCTGACTCGCAAACCTGGAGCGATTACGAGGCTGCACAAGCGGCAATTACCAACGGGGTTGCTGCATATCGTGTTGGGGTGGTTCCGCAATTACACAGAAATAATCTCGGTGTTTTGGCGGGGCGCTTGTGTAGGCACGAAGTGAGTATTGCCGATAGCCCTATGCGAGTTGCCACAGGCCCCTTGATTGGCCTTGGAGACATCCCCGTCGATAGCGCCGGTACTGAATTAAAGGGCGCAACACTGGAAACCTTGGATGCGGCACGGCTCTCGGTACCACAGACTTACCCGGATTATCCAGGCACCTATTGGGGTGATTGTAATTTGCTGGATATACCAGGTGGCGACTACCAGGTAATAGAGCATTTGCGCGTAGTGGATAAGGCTGCGCGAGCGGTGCGACTCCTAGCTATTGCAAAAATTGCTAATCGCTCCCTGAACTCTACCCCGGCCAGTATCAATGCCAATAAAACCGATTTAATGCGCCCTCTGCGGGAGATGAGTTACAGCACAGTTTTTACTGGCCAACATTTCCCCGGAGAGATCAAGCCACCAACAGATGACAGTATCACCATAGTGTGGGCCAGTCATTCGGCAGTTGAAATCTACATCAAAGTACAACCTTTCAATTCACCCAAGGCAATCACCGCCAATATTATTTTGGATGTGAGCGGCAGTTAA
- a CDS encoding DUF6890 family protein, protein MEENGYDQLCLLVARYFPGAPATEENMGRALYLEQRECKNLEMAVANGIAHALNGK, encoded by the coding sequence ATAGAAGAGAACGGCTACGACCAGCTGTGTCTATTAGTCGCCCGGTATTTTCCGGGGGCTCCGGCAACGGAGGAAAATATGGGGCGCGCGCTCTACCTGGAGCAGCGCGAGTGTAAGAACCTGGAGATGGCAGTAGCCAACGGTATAGCCCACGCATTAAACGGCAAATAG
- a CDS encoding phage protein, whose translation MSQKLSGKDVDVMIGSMLVHVEKFTVSIEDATGPAMTRGVPDGWISGEKKASGEIEVDTNNLMTILDAAKGAGSFSALEPFDIVSSAATSNMEFKVEAFGCKLRISDLLDAAGNGGEKLKHKLPYDVTSRDFVRINGIPYIDASETENFI comes from the coding sequence ATGAGTCAGAAACTCAGCGGAAAAGATGTCGATGTGATGATCGGCAGCATGTTAGTCCATGTGGAAAAGTTCACGGTCAGTATTGAGGATGCGACCGGACCAGCGATGACGCGCGGTGTGCCGGATGGTTGGATATCTGGTGAGAAAAAAGCCTCGGGGGAAATTGAGGTGGACACCAATAACCTGATGACCATTTTAGATGCGGCAAAGGGTGCCGGTAGTTTTAGTGCGCTGGAGCCGTTCGATATTGTCAGCAGTGCAGCAACCTCCAATATGGAATTTAAGGTGGAGGCCTTCGGCTGCAAATTGCGCATTAGTGATTTGTTGGATGCTGCCGGCAATGGTGGTGAAAAACTCAAACACAAATTGCCCTACGACGTGACCAGCCGTGACTTTGTGCGGATTAACGGTATCCCCTATATCGATGCGAGCGAAACGGAAAACTTTATTTAA
- a CDS encoding phage tail protein, with product MALEKLRAITGFLLGANLVSCEQLDSWMEDGKLETTSKNLGNGICICRLRYDAVISIERFAESPELLFALVTAWVQDQDAERVIQELPDPEIEIDVINEHKADVEIRIAFYEDIQLVPDDNGVIPYNGRQWSIATVGIDEPNQVGVGDSQSQPTDAPFVRKD from the coding sequence ATGGCTCTGGAAAAACTGCGCGCAATAACAGGCTTTTTGTTGGGCGCTAACTTAGTCTCCTGCGAGCAGTTAGACAGCTGGATGGAAGACGGCAAGCTGGAAACCACCAGCAAAAACCTGGGCAATGGGATTTGTATTTGCCGGCTCCGCTATGACGCGGTGATTAGTATTGAGCGCTTTGCCGAATCGCCGGAACTACTTTTTGCCTTGGTCACTGCCTGGGTACAGGACCAGGACGCGGAGCGCGTTATTCAGGAATTGCCCGATCCGGAAATTGAAATCGATGTAATTAATGAGCACAAGGCCGATGTAGAAATTCGTATCGCCTTTTATGAGGATATCCAATTAGTGCCCGATGATAACGGGGTAATTCCCTACAACGGGCGGCAGTGGTCTATCGCCACGGTGGGCATTGATGAGCCTAACCAGGTAGGGGTGGGGGATAGCCAGTCACAGCCAACGGATGCGCCTTTTGTCCGTAAAGATTGA